A stretch of Cherax quadricarinatus isolate ZL_2023a chromosome 24, ASM3850222v1, whole genome shotgun sequence DNA encodes these proteins:
- the LOC128690872 gene encoding pleckstrin homology domain-containing family A member 3: protein MEGILFKWTNYWNGWQPRWFILDQGVLAYYKSQEEVNQGSKGSVKLSACEILVHPTDTMRIDIVIPYEQHFYLKAPSPHERHAWLVALGSAKAGIPPAIPQQKIEKEQEPDTVKAKKSELRLTCDLLMKQVYSVKTAANNPDGPDLEKLDESTTLLSATCDNFIHTLEECMKMSNTSPTPQLSGDTLMPPIILLKERKSSSISASIATRQNSIERRTE, encoded by the exons ATGGAGGGAATTCTTTTTAAATGGACGAATTACTGGAATG GATGGCAGCCAAGATGGTTTATCTTAGATCAAGGAGTTCTTGCATATTACAAATCACAGGAGGAGGTAAACCAGGGTTCCAAAGGATCTGTAAAGCTCTCAGCATGTGAAATTTTAG tACACCCAACTGATACAATGAGAATAGATATTGTGATTCCTTATGAGCAGCACTTTTATCTCAAAGCCCCATCCCCACATGAGCGCCATGCTTGGCTTGTTGCCCTTGGCAGTGCAAAGGCTGGTATACCCCCTGCAATACCTCAACAAAAAATTGAAAAAG AGCAAGAACCAGATACTGTAAAAGCCAAGAAGTCTGAATTACGACTAACATGTGATCTTCTGATGAAACAGGTCTACAGTGTTAAAACTGCAGCAAATAACCCTGATGGTCCAGATCTTGAG AAACTAGATGAATCTACAACTCTACTGTCAGCTACATGTGATAACTTCATACATACACTAGAGGAATGCATGAAAATGTCCAACACTTCACCCACACCACAGCTGTCTGGAGACACACTCATGCCCCCAATCATCCTCCTTAAG GAAAGAAAAAGCTCCAGCATTTCCGCATCAATAGCCACACGACAAAACTCTATTGAGAG AAGGACAGAATGA